In the genome of Trypanosoma brucei gambiense DAL972 chromosome 4, complete sequence, the window CCAGGCCCCCTTCACGCTGAAATAAGGCAGCTTGCCCTAAAGCacagcaaccaaacaaatcatagaaaagaggagagtgcagaaaaggaaattgaaaCGAACCAACAGCTCAGCGCAACTGTGGCCCCCACCCAGTTGGCCGTGCAAACAAAGGCCAAGGTGAAAGCGCGCTCAGACTACAGTTAGATGTTGGAGATGTGTGActtaagggaagaaaagatgtGCTGTGCACACTCGTGCACAGATCCTGTGCCATGCCAGGCTTTCCCCAcattatttcctcttcacgCCTCGGTACAGTCGTGTACGCCACACCTTGCGCCAACAATTCTGCACAGCAACGACGCGACCTTCACGGTAGTAGATAAAACACCGTAGACGTAATGACCGGCGGTGACAGCGGACGCGGTGCAGCGGTCAGTGATGTGATGAATTGTAACAATAAGGAGAAGGCCGCGGCGGACGACACGCAATCAAGCGGGGTAAGGGGTAACTGAGACAATCATGTTGCAGTCTCTACTGGCAATGTGCATTAAGAAATTTTAATATGTCACCGAGTACTTCTCTCCAGCGTACTTCCGTCAACACTTCATGACCTAAACCAGGGTACTCAATCAACTGCTTGTCCGTAGTCGGTACACAACTGAACAGTCTCCTCGACCCACTTACTGGACAAAGGGCGTCCTTCGCGCCATGTACAATTAACAGCGGGTAGGTGGCTCTCTCAACATGTTCCCATACGGATTCCATGGCGTCAAGCATCGTCTTGGCCCACCGAGTGGTAAGCTTCACCTTAAAATAAACAGGGTCTTGTTCCATTAGCTCCACCACCTGGCGGTTCGTGCTAGCTAACTTTGGGTCGATGCTGTCCACGCCAAACTTCGGCGCACAGTTTGATAGCACACCAACTAGCCACCGCTTGAAGGGGGTGGCAATTTTCGGATCGGGTTCCAATGCCGGTCCACTGAGTACAACCCCCGCAAAGCTCGTTGGGTCACGAAGAGAAACGTGTGTGGCTATAAGGCCACCCATGGAGTGACCCAGCAGGAAGCGCGGCAGTTTTGCATACTCGGGGTAAAGGGAAAACACACGCCTCCTGAAAAGGAAGATGTCATCAACGAAGTCTTCAAAGTCCACAACGTACAATCGTTCGCCCTCACTGGCGCCTGCGCCCTGATTGTCCATGCAAAAGACGTGATACCCTTCACGAGAGAAGTAACGGCCCACACCACCGTAACGAGCGGTGTGCTCACCGAGTCCACTCACGACAAAAAGTACACCGCGTACGTTTGGTACATCCCGCGGCGGTGCCCACTCAGTGAAGTGAAGCCAAAGTCCCTGTTTGTTTTGCAAATAATGAGGGAATAGTTCCGGGTCTGGTGGTTCGCGGTCTGGCGTGGCATACTTCAAGTCGTGATTGTCGTCGATGCAGCAGGAACAGCAACCCATTGCGGTATCTGTAATATGGGAAAAGTACACCTTCAATGGTGATTTTAAATGACTACTTCTTGCCCTTATAGTTACTACTTCAACAATCCAGGAGgagtttttttccttttttttttttcaagcgATGCCAAAGTGTTAGATGGGTTCCGCCTTAGTAAAGGTTTAACCGATAAATAGTCCAATGGGCGGGCTGATAGAACTCGTATCGTATACTCCCATAAGGTGCGACAGAACCCATAACAGCATTTACGGGAAAtggtggaaaaaataaaaggtgaATGAAAGGGTAAAAACCCGGACGCACGCCCCGTCCTTCATTTGTAGCTATCCCTTCTGATTTTTGGAATCAGATCCCGTCTAGACAGGTGAAGTGTGTTGTCAAATGCTCACAACATAGGAAACCATTAAACAGATACAGTGCACAATCAAAAACCATCGAATCAATTGGTGTATCGCAAGATATCGCTctaacacgcacacacaagacaacaacatcaacaaaacgaATAGTCACCCACACGTTAAAAAaccctcctttttctttttcttttacaccTGCTCTTTAATTGATATTGAAAGAAACGCAGTGAGGTGGGTCTGACAGAGGGACCACCGCATGCCACTTCGACGACCACAATGTCACGAACTGGAACTCTTTTTTACACCGTTTGAATTAATGCACAACCAAAGGCGGTCATGTTTCTCATTGCTTTGACTGCTTAATATCCACTCCGGGAGCCACCACGATGTCGTTTCTTCGGTGGTCCATATGAAGTTTCCGGTGACTTCTACTTCGTTGGTTGCAACGTGTGACGTAACACGACAACCCGACAcaaaattttgtttctttcacgTACTGTCAATGTGTCCATTCACAAGAACTGATCCTTCTGGACGCACGACAAAGACGTGAAATGAAGATGAAACGAAAAGACAATACTGATGATGTGTCCGTGGAGAAGGTCTCAGCGTATCGAACCCATAATTATAATGCTGCTTCTGAAGTTGCTTTCGTTGTGTATCTGCTGTCACGCCATGTCACATCCGTGCCTTGTTGAAGTTGCGGTTATATATGCGGGCTCCATTGTACAGCAATttacattttccccctttcactTACAGGTGTGTCTACACAACTTACACTTTGAGTCGGCCGCCTCCGCGGCGGGCGATTCATAAGGtggtacaaaacaaaacaacaacagcaacagcaaccatGCAGCGCTAGGATAACCATTTGATTCCTCAGGACGTTCCAGCGACACTTGCCCATCTCCGCCGTGGCCTCCCCGCAAGCTTTACTACTAAAATTCAAGCATTTTCTCTCCAATATCACAAAGTCAAAGTGAGTACGGTTCTGCGGATTTGCGTCTTATTTTtaccccctttcctccttcacaaATAACTTCGCCTGTCACGCGCAAGCAAGCATGAAGGACCAACAATTACGTTCACCAACTAACTGCGTCTCAGCATCGCCTAAAAATGGAACGTTTCGCACACCCTCACAGTATTCAAAAAAGTTCCGACCAGTTTTGAAGGGGACTAGTTGCTGAGGCTCTAACCCGCATCAGAACAACCTGTGTTTACCAAGTGCAAGTGAtgcaacatatatatatatatatatatatatacgcaggTGTGCTTCAGTGggtaacaataaaaaaatactgCAACGAGGCCATGCTAACTTGAGAGATACCGAAcgctatttcttttttccggAAAAAATCACGCagtcccctttccttcttttgctcATTAGATATTTCACGACTGTTCCTCGCGCCCTGCCCTACTCTACTtacgcatttttttttttcgtaaatGCGTTCCTCTCATTTTACCCTCGGAAGGCATCACATGTGTATATGgaaacaaagacaaaaacaaaaacaaagaaaaaaatatgaaggcCAGTCGGGCGCAGCATGAGCTCGTGCAAAGATGCTGTTgcacgtttttctttttctattcGTTTACTGCCTTTGAAATGACAAACGAGTTgagtaaaggaaacaacTAAAATCTCTCCGCCCCCTCCCCACCAAATACCCAGCACcaacatacaaatacacaaacatacatatgCGGAGACCTGTACGAGTAATCCCTCATACgtaggtaaaaaaaaaaaacaagtaataATCAAGGATCGCCACGATATAAAGAAGACGGAACgaagggaagagaatgaTGAAAGAGCTGCATTCAAACTCACGGAACGCGTATTTCACCCCCACCTCAACTTTCCTCCGTATTGTGAGGTAACTCCTCCCGTcaagataaaagaaaaaaaaagcagcagcagcagcagcagcgggcGCGTGCCCACCACTTCTGTCACGATTCACCGCTCTCTAATATGTACAAGCTACATCAAAGGCAGCGGTTTGCGCGCAAACTcaccaaacaaacgaacaaataaaacaaataattttgataaataaataaatgtaaatataaatatacatgtatatgtttgtgtcaCAACTCCGCACCCTCAGAAGGAAATTTCTCAGCGTTCTTTACGTTGGCTCTGTTGTCACTCTCGGTGGACTCACCCTCAGGATGGTGCGCCCCCTCTGTGTGACCCACGTAATCTTTCCTGACCTCGTCATAACGTGAGCTAAAGAGTTCTTTTATCCACTTCTCTGTCCTTTCCCTCAGTAAGGAAATGGGCAGGCGATGCTTCTCTGGAATAAAATATACCATTGGTTGCTCGCTAGTGTCTGTCTCCATCTCGACCCGAGATTCTTCAGTGACTTCGGCGCCCTCAGGATCAGCGCTGACGGCAGCAGCACCTCCTTCAGGCCGAGCCGGTGCCTTCCCCTCTGCCTCCGGCTTCTTCTCCAACATGAGAAATTCCATGAGTTCACGTGTGGAACTCTGTGTAAGGACATTTACCACGTTGGGAGGCACCACAAGTTCAAACGGCCGGTAGGTCGAGCCTAAAAAGTAGCTGTAAGCATTGTAGAATTTGTCTGCGAACGTCTCCAGTACCATTTCTTCGAGTTTTCTCATTTCTACCAAAAGGTTCTCCAGCTCAGGTGGGAGATCCTCTTCCTCGACAAATCTCTTAGACTGAAGAGAATCGGATTCCTTACCTtcggaaagaaaacaatcaCGCGCCTTTGCTCCTCGTGTGCTTCGTCTATCAGAGCTTACATCGGAATGACTGTCATTGCCGCGGAGGTACGCATCACAGAACGGTCCATCCCTAGTGATCACATAATATGCCTTGTCAACTCGGCGCAACATCTCCTGCTCGCTAAGCGAACCCTCACGCATGGGCTCTCCGAACCGTGGTGCAAGGTTCATAGGCATATGACACTGTGTGGCCCTCTCTGCCACACGCAGTGAGCCACACCACAAGAACCACAGCCGATCTTTCCCATCGCTCTTAAAGTACAAAACCATGCGTGTAATATATTTGTGCTCCGCGTGAAAGAAGTGCTTGATTATCTCCGCGCAAACGTTCTTTACCTCAAATGCTACGTGAGCGGAGACACCGCTCTCCTCGCTAAGGTACTCCGGCCCCTCATACGTCACTGTAACGACGAAGGGATCACTCTCAGCACGCTTTCTGTCTTTAATGGGGTACTTGTTTGTACGTCGTTGAATCATGGCTATACGCGGGCTCCAGACAACTTTGATCACACTGTTGTGGTAACCCTTAGGGAAGACAAATCGCTGAAGTATGCCGTTGctcttgttttttcgtgCGACAAAAGCACCAATGTCGTCCTTGTTCAACACCTGCACCCGTGTTGTTGTCTCCGTTACGCCGTTGTCCAAAATTTCTTCGTGGATGGACAAGTACGTGGCCACTATGGGAAAATTCTCCGCGACTTCACGGCTGAAGCCGAGCTCAATTGTGGCTGCATCCAAGTCCTTTCCCTGCCGCCGCACGATTTCCTGGCCCCTCACATCAGTTGTGTACCATCCACGAGGAAAGTTATGTTCGTATACCACTGTGTCAGGAACAAAGACGTTTCGGCATGGTTTCATTGTTTTGGGATCTCGTTTACACAAAAGATCATAGAAGGAGGTGATGATGTCGTCACCTTCCATGGGATGGTTCTTCATCCATGACTTTACCCTCCTGCGGTTGCTCTTAGCTGTAAAGGCGTTTTTCATGTTTCCAGAATTGGTTTCTTGCGACCTACCCAattgaaataaaaaacaaagcagaaactggaagaaaaacaaagagaaaatccGGCAGATCGGCGAAGACACGGTGGGGCAAATGAGCATACAAACTTGGGCATGGGGCTCTACGAATATGCGTGCGCGCTCCGTACAGATATATGTTAACGACAAGGGAGCTCGAGATTACTTACTCGCTGGGTATTGGTATTCACTCCCTGATATTAACCTCATC includes:
- a CDS encoding monoglyceride lipase, putative, coding for MGCCSCCIDDNHDLKYATPDREPPDPELFPHYLQNKQGLWLHFTEWAPPRDVPNVRGVLFVVSGLGEHTARYGGVGRYFSREGYHVFCMDNQGAGASEGERLYVVDFEDFVDDIFLFRRRVFSLYPEYAKLPRFLLGHSMGGLIATHVSLRDPTSFAGVVLSGPALEPDPKIATPFKRWLVGVLSNCAPKFGVDSIDPKLASTNRQVVELMEQDPVYFKVKLTTRWAKTMLDAMESVWEHVERATYPLLIVHGAKDALCPVSGSRRLFSCVPTTDKQLIEYPGLGHEVLTEVRWREVLGDILKFLNAHCQ